CGGATGGGGCGTTGAACAATACGTATATTTCGGCGGCTATCCGGGATCAGCATCTTTAATTGAAGAAGAAAATCGCTGGAAAAATTACATCAATGATGCACTTATTGAAACAAGTATCTCCAAAGATATTCTAATGCTCACCCGTGTTGACAAACCGGCATTATTAAAACAATTATTTGAATTGGGTTCATTGTATTCAGGACAAATTTTATCGTTCACGAAAATTATAGGACAACTACAAGACGCCGGTAATGTAACAACGTTAGCCAACTATCTTAAATTACTTTCTGATTGCGGACTTTTAAGCGGATTAGAAAAATATGCCGGAGATGTCATTCGTAAACGTTCATCTTCTCCAAAATTCCAAGTCCACAACAACGCCCTTTTAACAGCTCAAAATGACACGACATTTCAAGAGACACGTGTAAATCCAAAAGAGTGGGGACGTTTAGTGGAATCCTCCGTGGGAGCCCATTTGATTAATTATTCTATATCCGAACGGTACAATCTCTATTATTGGAGAGAAGGAAATGAAGAAGTTGACTTTATCATGGAAAAAGGAAATAAAACGATAGCCCTAGAAGTAAAAAGCGGCATACATTCCGATAATACCGGCATGAGCGTTTTTGCCCAAAAATTTCATCCGGAAAAGGTATTACTAGTAGGCACAGGCGGGATTCCGTATGCTGATTTTCTAAAAATAAACCCTATCGAATTGTTTTAAATTGTTTCTTCACCTTCAACCAGAAACAAAGCAAAGAAGAGAACACCTGATCTTTCAATTTTTCCCGAAGAAATTTCATAGAGCGTCCCATTTGCGTTCGCACGGTATTAATACTGACACCCAACGTATCCGCAACATCTTGATACTTCATGCCTTCGGCACAGATCATCATAAAAACCCGACGACGTTCAAGGGGCAGCTGATTTATAGCTGCATACAGAATTTCCATTTCATGTAGCTCACCTTCTCCCCTGTTTTCATTCTCAGAGGCCATTTCCGCCATGACCTTTTCATGTCGTAACTCCCGACGTTGAGTCCCTCGAAGATCATTTAACGCGGCGTTCTTTACCAGATGAAACATATAACGATCCAACCCGTCCGAGAGCTTTTCAAAATGGCGATTCTCCCAAACATTCACGAAACAATCCTGCACCACGTCCTCGGCAGCATCCATGTCTTTCAATATCCCCGTGGCAAACAAGACCAGCACCTCATAATACTCCGAGAAAAAAGCCTGAAATGCGCTCTTTTCTCCTTTTTTCAATGCGGCCAATATTTCTTCTGATCGATTCATTCACATAGATTGATTCCACAAAATAAACAATTATATTACAATAATGTACGATTTTATCCTGAATTTTAAAATAAAACAAAATGGGCTGTCCCCAAAAGTCATTTTTCAAACTCCCTCCCCCCTTCGGGGTACTCCCTCTATAAACAGAGGGAGAGCTGGAATACTCCCTGTCTTCGGGAAGAGTCACCAGCTCCTCCTCTGTTTATAGAGGAGGTGGCACGAAGTGACGGAGGAGTTTTTGGAAATAAAATGACTTTTGGGACAGCCCTCTTCCCATAAAATATAGTATCAATCTAAAACCAAATTCCCTTGAGGATCAATTTCTACACTTATATCCATCGAATGCTCTTTCTGCAAAACAAAATGGTAAACATCACTACCGGAAGCGTATTCTATGTATTGCACGCTGGCAATAGAAAAACTATTATACGCCTCGCCCTTCAACACGTCAAGCACCACCTGAGGCACATCGGCCTTCAACACCGGCCAAGAAGTCTTCATCCAACCGTTATTCCGGTCAAACAAAACTTCTTTTACCAAGCTACCATCCAGAATACCGACTTCCAACATACCATCCTGCCAACGGTCAATCGTAACAACCAAAGCCTTCGGGTACTGCTGGGTAATGAAACTACTCACCGCCGTCGGTAAAGTAGAAGCCTCTTCATTTACCTCCTTTACCAGCTCCCCCTTCTCGTTGAAATAAATCAACATCTCCTCGTTTCCCTTCTCGATCTCCAAACGATAAACCGTGGGCATATTCAACCGCTCCAGCATGTCGGCATCTTCCACTTGCCAAGCGCTATATATGCTCTCGTTGAAACCCGTCTTCACCTCCGTAGGGAGATTGGCAAACAGAATGTCCGTCTCCGTCATCATCCATTTTCCGGATGCATCA
The window above is part of the Butyricimonas paravirosa genome. Proteins encoded here:
- a CDS encoding ATP-binding protein, with the protein product MFERIHLQTIKKRINESRKFIQVILGPRQVGKTTMMTQLLSQINIPYTFESADAISATNSTWLLQVWETARLQMKVSKTNEYLLVIDEIQKINNWSEVIKQQWDQDSRERTNIKVILLGSSRLLIQKGLTESLTGRFETLYLGHWSYLEMQAAFGWGVEQYVYFGGYPGSASLIEEENRWKNYINDALIETSISKDILMLTRVDKPALLKQLFELGSLYSGQILSFTKIIGQLQDAGNVTTLANYLKLLSDCGLLSGLEKYAGDVIRKRSSSPKFQVHNNALLTAQNDTTFQETRVNPKEWGRLVESSVGAHLINYSISERYNLYYWREGNEEVDFIMEKGNKTIALEVKSGIHSDNTGMSVFAQKFHPEKVLLVGTGGIPYADFLKINPIELF
- a CDS encoding RNA polymerase sigma-70 factor; this encodes MNRSEEILAALKKGEKSAFQAFFSEYYEVLVLFATGILKDMDAAEDVVQDCFVNVWENRHFEKLSDGLDRYMFHLVKNAALNDLRGTQRRELRHEKVMAEMASENENRGEGELHEMEILYAAINQLPLERRRVFMMICAEGMKYQDVADTLGVSINTVRTQMGRSMKFLREKLKDQVFSSLLCFWLKVKKQFKTIR
- a CDS encoding PepSY-like domain-containing protein, whose translation is MRGRILMVTLWMASLFVFAACHDDDDDDDKGYTPGKSVVAAFEAKFPNAVAVSWEKKGEYEKAEFHQNGQEVDAWFDASGKWMMTETDILFANLPTEVKTGFNESIYSAWQVEDADMLERLNMPTVYRLEIEKGNEEMLIYFNEKGELVKEVNEEASTLPTAVSSFITQQYPKALVVTIDRWQDGMLEVGILDGSLVKEVLFDRNNGWMKTSWPVLKADVPQVVLDVLKGEAYNSFSIASVQYIEYASGSDVYHFVLQKEHSMDISVEIDPQGNLVLD